A single window of Nicotiana sylvestris chromosome 5, ASM39365v2, whole genome shotgun sequence DNA harbors:
- the LOC138869348 gene encoding uncharacterized protein, with the protein MVRTHATGDDQARERAATEEPPVALVGVQAPEMHTSTTPALQETVAQFLSMFGMLLDTDIDFDIDQLPGTRPISIPPYCMSPPKLKELKDQWKELLDEGFIQPSVSPWGDLVLFVKKKNVYSRSREDHKQHLRTVLQILRERKLYAKFSKCEFWLDSVSFLGHVVSSEGIKVDPKKMEAVLTQKDALFQWMEEYEESFQKLNTALTTAPDALEKVKVIQDRLRTADRKVLDVSYMVGERVLLRFLPMKGVMRFGKKGKLNPRFTGPFEILRRVGEVTYELALPLSLVGVHLGASGDSGQTSSKAKILEDILRVCVIEFGGSWGQFLPLAEFSYNGIYQSSIQIAPYEALYGRRCRSPVGLFERGEARLLGIDLVQDALEKVKVIQDRLYTAQSRQKSYADWKVRDVSYMDGEWVLLRVSPMKGIMIFGKKGKLRLRFIDLFEILRRVGEFAY; encoded by the exons atggtgaggacacatgctaccggagatgaccaggcacgtGAGCGAGCTGccacagaggagccaccagtagctctagTCGGAGTGCAGGCACCTGAGATGCATACTagtactactccagcacttcaagaGACAgtagcacagttcctgagcatgtttg GCATGCTACTCGATACAGATATTGATTTTGACATTGATCAGTTGCCGGGCActcggcccatttctattcctccgtattgtaTGTCCCCTCctaagttaaaggagttgaaggatcagtggaAGGAATTGCTTGATGAGGGTTTTATTcaacctagtgtgtcaccttggggtgatcttgtcttgtttgtgaagaaaaagaatg tatactcccgcagtcgggaagatcataagcaacacctgaggacagtgcttcagattTTGAGAGAAAGGAAAttgtatgcaaagttctcgaaatgtgagttttggctggaTTCAGTgtcattcttgggtcacgtggtatcgagtgaagggatcaaggtggatccgaagaaaatggAAGCAGT GCTTACCCAGAAGGATGCTCTAttccagtggatggaagagtatgaggagagcttccagaagctcaacacagctttgactacagcccca gatgccttggagaaggttaaggtgatccaggatagacttcgcacagctgACCGGAAGGTTcttgatgtttcctatatggttggagagcgggtcttgcttcggtttttgcctatgaagggcgttatgagatttggaaagaaggggaaATTGAATCCGAGGTTTactggtccttttgagatattgagacgtgttggggaggttacttatgagcttgccttacctctcagcttggtaggagttcatctg GGAGCCAGTGGCGATAGTGGACAGACAAGTTCGAAAGCTAAG attcttgaggatatactTCGTgtatgtgtgattgagtttggagggtcttggggtcaattcttgccattggcggagttttcctacaacggcatctatcagtccagcattcagattgcaccatatgaggctttatatggtaggcggtgtagatccccggtgggtttgTTTGAGCgaggtgaggccagattattgggcatagacttggttcaggatgctttggagaaggttaaggtgattcaggatagactctatACAGCccagtctaggcagaagagttatgcggactggaaggttcgtgatgtttcataTATGGAtggagagtgggttctgcttcgagtttcgcctatgaagggcattatgatatttgggaagaaagggaagctgAGGCTGAGGTTTATTGAtctttttgagatattgagacgtgtaGGGGAGTTTGCTTATTAG